DNA from Hwangdonia lutea:
AAAATCGTAATTATCACTATATATACTTAAACCCACAGCGTCGCGCTGTTTTTTAAGCATGTGCATTAATACTGCCGAAGCCAATACTGAAAACCCAATTTTATTAAGTTTATCAATCGAAAAATCGTCCATCTCCGGATAATGCATCGAGCTGCTGTTGTCTATAATAATATGACAGCGCAAATTGGTTTCGTCGTCGTATCGCTTGGTGTAAAGTTTATCGGTTTTTGCAAATAGCTTCCAATCGATGTGCCGTGTGCTTTCGCCTTGATTGTATATTTTATGTTCGGCAAATTCGGCCGAAAACCCATGAAACGGACTCTTGTGCATCCCAGCAATAAACCCCTCGACCACTCGTTTTGCAAGTAATTCCAGGTTTTTAAATCCACTGGCTTTATTAAGTTCGTGCTGTAAATCCATGTTTAAGATGTTAGACCGCTTCGCTGTTAGAGTCAAGAAACAAGCATAAAAAAACTCAAAATTCTTCTTTTTTCTCTTTTCTATCTTCTATTTTCTAAATAACCGCGTCAACAATCCCATAAGCAACCGATTCTTCAGCGCCCATCCAATAATCGCGATTAAAATCTTTCATTATTTTTTCAAATGATTGCCCACAATTATCGGCTAAAATTTGAGCTCCAAGTTCTTTGGTTTTAAGTATTTCCTTGGCCTGAATTTCTATATTCGAAGCTTGCCCTCGTGCGCCACCACTGGGTTGATGAATCATTACACGTGCGTGGGGTTGTATAAAACGTTTGCCTTTTTGGCCAGCCGATAGTAAAATAGAACCCATTGATGCCGCTAAACCTGTGCAAATTGTAGAAACCTCGCTGTTTAACGATTTCATACAATCGTAAATAGCAAAACCAGAGGTTACGTAACCGCCTGGGCTATTTATATATAAATGTATATCCTTGGTTTCCAAAGCATCTAAATACAGTAACCTGTCTATAACATGTTTTGCAGAATCGTCATCAACCTGTCCCCACAAAAACACTTTGCGCGCTTCAATTAATTTGCTATCAATAGCATCCTGAACTTTATTTTTGTCCATAATTTGTATTTTAATTTTGCATCTAAAATAAAAAAAGGTTCACCATAAATGGCAAACCTTTTCGTTTTTCTTTTTAACTATCCGTTACAAAAGCGCATCAATAGCATCAGTATAAGCATTTTTAGGCGCTACACCAACTTGTCTTCCAACAACTTCTCCGTTTTGGAAAACCAATACCGTAGGGATGTTACGCACACCGTATTTTGCGGCAAATTCCTGATTTGCATCAACATCAACTTTACCTACAACAGCTTTACCTTCGTATTCGCCACTAATTTCTTCAATAACTGGGCCAACCATTCTACACGGTCCACACCACGCTGCCCAAAAGTCAACTAGTACAGGCTTATCGCTTTTTAAAACTGTTTCTTCAAACGTTGCATCTGTTATTTCTAATGCCATAATTTTATATTTTAATAGGTTTTACTTTTTTATTTATTTACAAATTTAGTCAAAATATTCTCTATAGCTTACAAACCAACAATTTGTTTTATTTATAACCTTATTGGATTAGGTTATTTCAATTTTTTTAGGGCGCAACCACTCCCGATAACTATCGGGAGGTCGGGCTATCCGCTATATCTTTTTTGCTTTAATGGCAAAAAAGGATGCCACTACTATCCCTTGCGCAATGCAGAACATCATTCAAAATTTCAATTACGCAACCAAAAAGTTGCGTATT
Protein-coding regions in this window:
- a CDS encoding ClpP family protease → MDKNKVQDAIDSKLIEARKVFLWGQVDDDSAKHVIDRLLYLDALETKDIHLYINSPGGYVTSGFAIYDCMKSLNSEVSTICTGLAASMGSILLSAGQKGKRFIQPHARVMIHQPSGGARGQASNIEIQAKEILKTKELGAQILADNCGQSFEKIMKDFNRDYWMGAEESVAYGIVDAVI
- the trxA gene encoding thioredoxin, producing MALEITDATFEETVLKSDKPVLVDFWAAWCGPCRMVGPVIEEISGEYEGKAVVGKVDVDANQEFAAKYGVRNIPTVLVFQNGEVVGRQVGVAPKNAYTDAIDALL